Proteins from one Astatotilapia calliptera chromosome 8, fAstCal1.2, whole genome shotgun sequence genomic window:
- the LOC113027930 gene encoding uncharacterized protein LOC113027930: protein MIAWNGMQVWRRQPHPKVWPSGHSKHSSDAKPQTMAPGELGPVLRTSLSVHCETAKVDLVMLVDESGSISRNDFDKIQTFLVAIVSGLNIGPDAVQIGLTLFSTKARTEWHLNTHQTKQTLLRAIEELKKTGGSTKTGKALEHILHNQFKPRLGMRPDSRRIAVLITDGESQDKVLLPSKNLKHNDIEVYAIGVQGARESELKVIASDNDHVYFLKDFKSLNGIIRNITIDLSKGSNNLDSVRLLNGSSLCSGGLQVKSNQRWSSVCEDDFDLQDAEVVCRELGCGPPSLLQGALYGEAEAPVWSREFQCGGHESALLDCRSSGSARSSCSPGKAAGLTCSEPVRLVGGASRCAGTLEVKQRLWRSVEASGWTLTDAAVACRELDCGSAVLTGRRNASWDGPTWKIKPDCVKSGSTLRECATSSQSSTVLELICSDLLVQPIISASFSSNDGHSQVQQQESSWVFKGSSFTISCSIQPQYPGGSFQLTFTSSNTTNNYTLPAVNHSAHFLFTAAEPAHQGTYSCVYHVFVFSHNFSSESRQLSLTVSDPTVFVIRLLLLLLLLFIAAVCFSHKVTGRQEPRPQEDPELDG from the exons gtgttCACTGTGAAACAGCCAAAGTTGACCTTGTGATGTTGGTGGATGAGTCTGGGAGCATCAGCAGAAATGACTTTGATAAAATTCAAACGTTTCTTGTTGCCATCGTCAGCGGCCTCAACATTGGTCCCGATGCAGTCCAGATCG GTCTGACTTTGTTCAGCACCAAAGCAAGGACAGAGTGGCACCTGAACACCCACCAGACCAAACAAACCCTGCTGAGGGCCATAGAAGAACTCAAAAAAACTGGTGGGAGCACCAAGACAG GAAAAGCTCTGGAGCACATCCTCCATAACCAGTTTAAACCCAGGTTGGGAATGCGTCCAGACTCCAGAAGGATTGCCGTTCTGATCACAGACGGGGAATCCCAGGATAAAGTACTCCTGCCTTCAAAGAACCTGAAACACAATGACATCGAGGTCTATGCTATTG GTGTGCAGGGTGCCAGAGAGAGTGAGCTAAAGGTCATCGCCTCTGATAATGACCACGTGTACTTTCTCAAGGATTTCAAGTCCCTTAACGGTATCATCAGAAATATCACCATCGACCTCTCAAAAGGCTCAAATAACTTAG ACTCTGTCAGGCTGCTGAACGGTTCCAGTCTGTGTTCAGGCGGACTGCAGGTGAAGTCTAACCAGAGATggtcctcagtgtgtgaagatgaCTTTGACCTGCAGGATGCAGAGGTGGTCTGCAGGGAGCTTGGCTGTGGGCCTCCTTCGCTCCTCCAGGGGGCGCTCTATGGAGAAGCGGAGGCTCCAGTGTGGAGCAGAGAGTTCCAGTGTGGAGGCCATGAGTCTGCTCTCCTGGACTGTAGAAGCTCAGGCTCAGCTAGAAGCAGCTGCTCACCTGGCAAAGCTGCTGGACTCACCTGCTCAG AGCCTGTCAGGTTGGTGGGAGGAGCCAGTCgctgtgcaggtacactggagGTGAAACAGAGACTGTGGAGATCTGTGGAGGCCTCAGGCTGGACCCTGACGGATGCAGCTGTagcctgcagagagctggacTGTGGCTCTgctgttttaacaggaaggagaAATGCATCCTGGGATGGACCAACGTGGAAGATCAAACCTGACTGTGTTAAATCTGGATCTACACTGAGGGAGTGTGCCACATCATCCCAGTCATCCACCGTCCTGGAGCTCATCTGCTCAG ACCTGCTGGTTCAGCCAATCATCTCAGCGTCCTTCTCGTCCAATGACGGGCACTCCCAGGTCCAGCAGCAGGAGTCTTCTTGGGTGTTCAAAGGCTCCAGCTTCACCatcagctgctccatccaaCCTCAGTACCCAGGAGGCTCTTTCCAGCTCACCTTCACCTCCTCCAATACCACCAACAACTACACCCTGCCAGCTGTCAATCACTCTGCCCACTTCCTGTTCACTGCTGCAGAGCCCGCCCACCAAGGAACCTACAGCTGTGTTTATCACGTCTTTGTGTTTTCTCATAACTTCTCCTCCGAGAGCCGTCAGCTGTCTCTCACTGTCTCAG ATCCAACAGTGTTTGTCatcagactgctgctgctgctcctgctgctcttCATCGCTGCCGTCTGTTTCAGCCATAAG GTCACCGGGAGGCAGGAGCCCCGCCCACAGGAGGACCCGGAGCTGGATGGTTAA